From Argopecten irradians isolate NY chromosome 2, Ai_NY, whole genome shotgun sequence, the proteins below share one genomic window:
- the LOC138316637 gene encoding uncharacterized protein: METKHDVPAIKIIRGFSGEWTGLVITQTKITLDEARRYQSRLDDLLSRTMEGISKVKGYVDDVNDSITSLSIQVKKSMVDNVQMMSDLVQKLVPSPESHTGHGGNQERAETRNTGKTPNIPSGVVGVIAKFLTRNRGSNATDNTTDLETKRNNNKDIAKQLEEAAKLAEKQQKLASLVENVKSACEKIKSQEGINDNDIKALKCDLDAYGKTLETEKEQRQRIKQQKEEEIRRKKEKADEEARQRQIQKEEEARKKERQENEIRRRNPENWHPLVLKDAPKGDRYTNTDILCVVYAMEGSFGSLQCNNMEGQIKMADWLDIPHEEQASCPIRINSVGYETVNLELPMEVYVPYSISGKRHQPEIKVSIDNGPWKTPDLLNKREVTAFPKGINYVGIAITSFEYLQMVVAAVPKRKKFLVDKKGLNITEDCMNIQVPAGYGNDNIKITVSDGNKAQLNHHKFLKAQVRVDLDCGNKTTKDISVKISEIKLSSQGQDRKKAYVALCKIFTSGKDLLNFRMDPFLERLQKEGVVNAKEANDNKNQLDVNKRTKHLLEKKKVRMALLQIFRKWRPVMVFRADDGEWKVLDPKIAKTLHRELGCTLPEGNRRFEMMSLTVSDDSSEKDIEDIADQFVNHEVGTTVTLVCRHKADDYQAETFIHVLPAKQASKEIIRLQQHGYTRGPMELADVNIMDGETVEIYMSGNIGLEYHDRRLTEGTIVEMPYKAHKDICKFNCYIYVVDKKSLEQMDDDQFRGLLHYRVRAREPLRERTGAVEVTWMKVSKRYLSHLSMNGDLQALGKFISSKMADRNEMHDVFVVMDTTATVKEIEQRVERQCKNDSDVIRNETTLFIWANQNKDETDKKIEKMLQAVRTYPWCDEARRFVALYTKAGLFSEMSLLSMSKLLGPEWKELAIALKIPEAQINYIESLHLSEQDGKGKMLDKFRLSHHAIGLGDRLPEVFLQSLQQCGCSEELVAYVESKIK; the protein is encoded by the exons ATGGAAACAAAACATGACGTTCCAGCTATCAAAATTATCCGGGGATTTTCCGGAGAATGGACAGGATTAGTaattactcaaaccaaaatcaCTCTTGATGAAGCACGCCGATACCAGTCCCGTTTAGATGACCTCTTGTCTAGGACTATGGAGGGTATTTCCAAGGTCAAAGGttatgttgatgatgttaacGATAGCATCACATCACTCTCGATACAGGTGAAGAAGTCAATGGTCGACAATGTACAGATGATGTCCGATCTTGTTCAAAAGCTCG TCCCGTCACCGGAATCTCATACAGGTCATGG AGGTAACCAAGAAAGAGCGGAAACGAGAAACACAGGAAAAAC ACCCAATATACCCAGTGGTGTAGTTGGTGTAATCGCGAAGTTTTTAACCAGAAATCGCGG CTCTAACGCGACTGACAACACCACGGATCT CGAAACGAAAAGGAACAACAATAAAGACATTGCAAAACAACTAGAAGAAGCTGCCAAGTTGGCTGAGAAACAACAGAAACTGGCTTCGCTAGTTGAGAATGTAAAATCTGCGTGCGAGAAGATCAAGTCACAGGAAGGAATAAATGACAACGACATCAAGGCGCTGAAATGTGACCTAGATGCTTACGGAAAAACTCTAGAAACCGAGAAGGAACAAAGACAGcgaataaaacaacaaaaagagGAAGAGATAAGGcgaaagaaagaaaaagcaGACGAGGAGGCAAGGCAAAGGCAGATACAAAAGGAGGAAGAGGCAAGAAAGAAAGAACGTCAAGAAAACGAAATCCGACGAAGAAATCCAGAAAACTGGCATCCTCTAGT ATTAAAGGATGCACCCAAGGGAGACCGGTATACAAACACAGACATCCTCTGTGTTGTGTACGCTATGGAAGGAAGCTTCGGTTCACTTCAGTGTAACAACATGGAAGGTCAGATCAAAATGGCGGACTGGCTGGACATTCCACACGAAGAGCAGGCGTCGTGTCCTATTCGGATAAATTCTGTGGGGTATGAAACTGTAAACCTAGAG TTGCCGATGGAGGTGTATGTGCCGTATTCTATCAGTGGAAAAAGACATCAACCCGAGATTAAAGTCTCCATCGACAATGGACCCTGGAAGACGCCAGACCTACTGAACAAACGTGAAGTTACAGCTTTCCCG AAAGGGATCAACTACGTTGGGATTGCGATAACAAGTTTTGAATATCTCCAAATGGTCGTCGCCGCTGTGCCGAAGAGAAAAAAGTTCCTGGTGGACAAAAAAGGTCTGAACATCACGGAAGATTGTATGAATATCCAGGTCCCAGCCGGGTACGGGAACGACAACATCAAGATAACT GTTTCGGATGGCAATAAAGCACAACTGAATCATCATAAATTTCTAAAAGCACAGGTGAGAGTGGATCTTGACTGTGGGAACAAAACGACCAAGGATATCAGTGTGAAAATATCCGAAATAAAGC TTTCCTCTCAGGGCCAGGACAGGAAGAAAGCATACGTGGCTTTATGTAAGATATTTACTTCCGGTAAAGACCTCCTTAACTTCCGGATGGACCCATTCCTGGAGCGATTGCAGAAGGAAGGCGTGGTTAATGCCAAGGAGGCAAACGATAACAAA aACCAACTTGATGTTAACAAGAGGACAAAACATctacttgaaaaaaaaaaagtaagaaTGGCTCTTTTGCAAATTTTTA GAAAATGGCGTCCTGTAATGGTGTTCCGCGCTGACGATGGGGAGTGGAAAGTCTTGGATCCAAAAATCGCCAAAACACTTCATAGAGAATTAGGATGCACTCTGCCAGAGGGAAACAGACGTTTTGA GATGATGTCTCTGACAGTGTCTGATGACTCCTCTGAGAAAGACATTGAAGATATTGCCGATCAGTTTGTTAACCATGAGGTTGGTACGACCGTTACGCTTGTCTGTAGACACAAGGCGGACGATTATCAAGCCGAAACCTTCATACACGTGCTACCAGCGAAACAAGCCTCCAAGGAGATCATTCGGTTACAGCAACATGGTTACACCAGAGGTCCAATGGAGTTGGCCGATGTTAATATCATGGACGGGGAAACTGTTGAAATTTATATGTCTGGTAATATCGGCCTGGAGTATCATGACAGACGACTTACCGAAGGCACAATTGTGGAAATGCCCTACAAAGCCCACAAAGACATCTGtaaatttaattgttatatcTACGTAGTAGACAAGAAATCCCTGGAGCAGATGGATGACGACCAATTCCGAGGTCTTCTACACTACAGGGTCAGGGCTAGGGAACCGCTGAGGGAGAGGACGGGCGCGGTGGAGGTCACGTGGATGAAG GTGTCAAAGCGTTACTTGTCGCACCTGTCCATGAATGGTGATC TGCAAGCTCTTGGAAAATTTATTAGCTCAAAGATGGCTGACAGAAATGAGATGCATGACGTGTTTGTTGTTATGGATACGACAGCTACAGTGAAGGAAATAGAACAGCGTGTGGAGAGACAATGTAAAAATGATTCTGACGTCATCAGAAACGAGACAACACTCTTTATATGGGCCAATCAAAACAAAGACGAAACCGACAAAAAG ATTGAGAAAATGCTACAAGCAGTCCGAACATATCCGTGGTGTGATGAGGCAAGGCGGTTTGTTGCACTCTACACTAAAGCTG GTCTGTTCTCGGAGATGTCGCTTCTGAGCATGTCGAAGCTTTTGGGACCAGAATGGAAGGAATTAGCTATTGCTTTGAAAATCCCCGAGGCTCAGATAAATTATATCGAAAGTCTACAcctcagtgaacaagatggaaAAGGCAAAATGCTCGATAAATTCAGACTCTCTCATCATGCCATTGGTTTAGGGGACAGACTACCGGAAGTGTTCCTGCAGTCACTACAACAGTGTGGCTGCAGTGAAGAGTTGGTTGCTTATGTGGaatcaaaaattaaataa